A genomic window from Candidatus Pelagisphaera phototrophica includes:
- the ahcY gene encoding adenosylhomocysteinase yields the protein MSDTQTLDYVTQRLDYKVADISLADFGRKEIEIAEHEMPGLVAIREKYAAEKPLQGVRIMGSLHMTVQTAVLIETLVALGADVRWVSCNIYSTQDHAAAAIAKAGVPVFAWKGETLEEYWWCTDQALAFPGGLGPQLIVDDGGDATLLIHKGLELENGSGWVNTESGSEEEQVIKDLLKKIHAGNPGRWAKVVEEWKGVSEETTTGVHRLYQMMEEGKLLVPAINVNDSVTKSKFDNLYGCRESLIDGIKRATDVMTGGKVAVVCGYGDVGKGCAQALVGMGARVIVTEIDPICALQAAMEGFEVCPVEETLGRADIYVTTTGNKDIIRIEHMEKMKDQAIVCNIGHFDNEIEIDKLNAYEGISIDVIKDESQGAVDKYTFPSGNSIYMLAKGRLVNLGCATGHPSFVMSNSFANQTLAQIDLWRNKEIYNPGVYLLSKALDEEVARLHLEKIGVKLTKLTEEQANYIGVDVEGPYKPSHYRY from the coding sequence ATGAGCGATACACAAACACTTGATTACGTCACACAAAGACTAGATTATAAGGTAGCGGACATTTCGCTTGCGGATTTTGGCCGCAAAGAAATCGAAATTGCCGAGCATGAAATGCCCGGATTGGTGGCGATTCGAGAAAAGTACGCGGCGGAAAAACCGCTGCAAGGCGTACGGATTATGGGTTCTCTCCATATGACGGTCCAAACTGCCGTGCTGATAGAAACGCTCGTTGCGCTGGGAGCGGATGTGCGCTGGGTCAGCTGCAATATCTATTCGACGCAAGACCATGCGGCGGCAGCGATTGCGAAAGCGGGTGTTCCCGTTTTTGCTTGGAAAGGTGAGACTCTAGAAGAGTACTGGTGGTGTACGGATCAAGCACTGGCATTCCCAGGGGGGCTGGGTCCTCAGTTGATCGTTGATGATGGGGGCGATGCGACTCTTCTTATCCACAAGGGATTGGAACTTGAGAATGGTAGCGGCTGGGTGAATACAGAATCAGGATCTGAAGAGGAACAGGTGATTAAAGACCTACTCAAAAAGATACATGCCGGGAATCCTGGTCGCTGGGCAAAGGTTGTGGAAGAGTGGAAAGGTGTTTCCGAGGAAACGACCACCGGTGTTCACCGTCTTTACCAGATGATGGAGGAGGGGAAATTGCTCGTTCCTGCGATCAACGTAAACGACTCGGTTACCAAGTCAAAATTCGACAACCTTTACGGTTGCCGCGAATCGCTCATCGATGGCATCAAGCGGGCGACTGATGTGATGACCGGTGGTAAAGTGGCTGTAGTTTGCGGTTACGGTGATGTCGGGAAAGGTTGTGCTCAAGCCCTCGTAGGAATGGGAGCTCGCGTCATCGTGACAGAGATCGATCCGATATGTGCCTTGCAAGCCGCGATGGAGGGCTTTGAAGTTTGTCCAGTCGAGGAGACATTAGGCCGAGCGGATATTTATGTGACAACTACTGGCAACAAGGACATTATCCGAATTGAGCACATGGAGAAAATGAAGGATCAGGCAATTGTCTGTAACATTGGCCACTTTGATAACGAGATTGAGATCGACAAGCTGAACGCTTACGAGGGAATCAGTATCGATGTGATAAAGGATGAATCGCAAGGGGCGGTAGACAAATACACTTTCCCAAGTGGAAACAGCATCTACATGCTCGCCAAAGGCCGCCTCGTGAATTTGGGCTGTGCAACGGGACATCCATCTTTTGTGATGTCCAATTCGTTCGCGAATCAGACATTGGCTCAAATCGATCTTTGGAGAAACAAGGAAATCTACAATCCAGGCGTTTACTTGCTCTCCAAGGCTCTGGATGAAGAGGTCGCCCGTCTGCATTTGGAGAAGATCGGTGTCAAATTAACCAAGCTCACAGAAGAGCAGGCTAACTACATTGGAGTGGATGTTGAAGGGCCCTACAAACCGAGCCATTATCGGTATTAG
- a CDS encoding LysR family transcriptional regulator, whose translation MQFTLRQLEVFLAIAKTGNMTRAAQQLQMSQSAASSALKDLETHFNTLLFDRMGKRLHLNEQGNQLRPKAERLMAEAGELEQSLIHSDETSPVKIGATLTIANFLALQMVSEYLGKYPNAPISLEINNTEHIVEQVLNYELDMGLIEGESHQTKLCVTPWRDDRLNLFCSTKHPLASKKAVNDQDLLDAKWILRELGSGTRQNFNRAMHGLIPEMNIILELRETEAIKRAVKHNIGVGCLSELSLEEELKRGELVRINCPERNFSRKLYLIVHEQKHISHSLKKWLDLCDKWKLIEPQIP comes from the coding sequence ATGCAGTTCACTTTACGCCAGTTGGAGGTCTTTCTCGCTATCGCCAAAACGGGCAACATGACCCGGGCGGCTCAGCAACTCCAAATGTCGCAGAGTGCAGCCAGTAGTGCCTTGAAGGATCTGGAGACCCATTTTAATACTCTGCTATTCGACCGCATGGGAAAGCGGCTTCATTTGAACGAGCAGGGAAACCAGCTTAGGCCCAAAGCCGAGAGACTGATGGCCGAGGCGGGCGAATTGGAGCAAAGCCTAATTCATTCTGACGAGACGAGTCCCGTTAAAATAGGAGCAACATTAACAATCGCCAACTTCCTCGCACTGCAAATGGTATCCGAATACCTGGGAAAGTATCCTAACGCACCAATCTCATTAGAGATAAACAATACCGAGCATATCGTCGAACAAGTGCTCAACTATGAGCTAGATATGGGTTTAATAGAGGGCGAGTCTCATCAAACCAAGCTATGCGTAACTCCGTGGCGGGACGATCGACTAAACTTGTTCTGCAGCACGAAACACCCTCTGGCATCCAAAAAGGCTGTCAACGACCAAGACTTGCTCGACGCGAAGTGGATACTTCGTGAGCTTGGATCAGGCACACGCCAAAACTTCAACAGAGCGATGCACGGCCTGATACCGGAAATGAATATTATACTCGAGCTACGCGAGACAGAGGCGATCAAGCGAGCAGTAAAACATAACATTGGGGTTGGTTGTCTCTCCGAACTATCGCTCGAAGAAGAACTCAAGCGTGGCGAGCTAGTTCGGATCAACTGCCCCGAACGAAACTTTAGCCGCAAGCTCTACCTCATTGTCCATGAACAAAAGCACATAAGCCATAGTCTCAAAAAGTGGCTCGATCTGTGCGATAAGTGGAAACTAATCGAGCCGCAGATACCTTAG
- the cysI gene encoding assimilatory sulfite reductase (NADPH) hemoprotein subunit, whose amino-acid sequence MKKAEKEESPELIVKGKLADNERLKGDSNFLRGTIADDLQDKLSGGFRGDNFQLIRFHGMYAQDDRDIRPDLVARKLEPRKNVMLRCRLPGGIIKPAQWLGIDEFATENSDYQSIRITNRQTFQFHGVLKEKIKPMHKWLNHLGLDSIATAGDVNRNVLCSSNPVESQLHREAYEWAAKLSEHLLPRTRAYAEIWLDGEKRHSTEDDYQDEEPILGKNYLPRKFKTTVIIPPHNDVDIHANDMNFVAVANKTGKALAGFNVVLGGGLSFVHGTPSTYPTTAHDFGYIPVEKLLDCAVAVVTLQRDWGNRVDRKNAKTRYTIERVGLEVFKAEVESRMDRKFEPTRPYELTERGDRIGWIQGEEGLHHLTLFIENGRLIGKKKKGAAEIARIHKGDFRLTANQNLIIAGVAKGDKRGIEKIARDYGLISETTQQRQRAMACVSMPTCPLAMAEAERYLPEFIDHIETMLEKHGIGDNYLVTRIAGCPNGCGRAMLAELGLIGKALGRYNMYIGGNRAGTRVPKQLLENVTTAEILEKTDELIGRWSKEGNPDEEFGDFVIRAGIVKEVKQGATDFWD is encoded by the coding sequence ATGAAGAAAGCTGAAAAGGAAGAGAGTCCAGAGCTCATCGTTAAAGGGAAACTCGCGGATAACGAACGCCTCAAAGGCGACAGCAATTTTCTACGTGGAACGATCGCGGATGACCTGCAGGACAAACTTAGCGGCGGTTTTCGTGGCGATAACTTTCAACTCATCCGCTTTCACGGTATGTATGCGCAAGACGATCGCGACATCCGTCCCGATCTCGTCGCTCGCAAGCTGGAACCACGCAAAAACGTGATGCTTCGTTGCCGTTTGCCTGGCGGAATCATAAAGCCGGCACAATGGCTGGGTATCGATGAGTTCGCTACAGAAAATTCGGATTACCAGAGTATTCGAATTACAAATCGCCAGACTTTCCAATTTCACGGCGTATTGAAGGAGAAAATCAAGCCGATGCACAAATGGTTGAATCATCTCGGGCTCGATTCCATAGCGACCGCTGGCGACGTGAACCGCAATGTTTTATGTTCTTCTAACCCGGTTGAGTCCCAACTTCATCGCGAAGCCTACGAGTGGGCAGCCAAACTGTCAGAGCATTTGCTACCTAGAACCCGTGCTTATGCAGAAATCTGGCTAGACGGCGAAAAACGACATTCAACAGAAGATGACTATCAGGATGAGGAACCAATCTTAGGAAAGAACTACCTCCCTCGAAAGTTCAAAACGACCGTAATCATCCCACCGCATAACGATGTCGATATACACGCCAACGACATGAACTTTGTCGCGGTCGCAAATAAAACAGGAAAAGCGCTAGCGGGTTTCAATGTAGTCCTCGGCGGTGGCCTTTCATTCGTTCACGGTACCCCTTCTACCTATCCAACTACTGCGCATGACTTCGGATATATTCCTGTAGAAAAGCTGCTTGATTGCGCGGTAGCGGTTGTCACCCTACAGCGCGACTGGGGAAATCGCGTCGACAGAAAAAACGCGAAAACAAGATACACAATCGAACGCGTAGGCCTCGAAGTCTTCAAGGCCGAGGTTGAGAGCCGCATGGATCGCAAATTCGAGCCCACTCGGCCCTATGAGTTAACTGAACGCGGTGACCGCATCGGTTGGATACAAGGTGAAGAAGGGCTACATCACTTAACGCTTTTTATTGAAAACGGGCGATTGATCGGAAAAAAGAAAAAAGGCGCAGCTGAGATCGCCCGTATCCACAAAGGCGATTTCAGGCTGACCGCTAACCAAAATCTGATTATCGCCGGGGTGGCCAAAGGGGATAAGAGAGGCATTGAAAAAATCGCACGCGATTACGGGTTGATCTCAGAGACGACTCAACAGCGCCAACGCGCCATGGCCTGTGTATCCATGCCGACCTGCCCTTTAGCGATGGCTGAAGCCGAACGCTACCTTCCAGAGTTTATCGATCACATCGAAACAATGCTGGAAAAGCACGGTATCGGAGACAACTATCTGGTCACGCGTATAGCCGGTTGCCCAAACGGTTGCGGACGTGCCATGCTGGCCGAACTCGGTCTAATCGGAAAAGCCTTAGGCCGTTATAATATGTATATCGGGGGTAATCGTGCGGGGACCAGGGTTCCCAAACAGCTCTTGGAAAACGTAACCACCGCTGAAATCCTCGAGAAGACCGACGAGCTCATCGGGCGCTGGTCGAAGGAGGGCAATCCCGACGAAGAATTCGGTGATTTCGTGATCCGTGCCGGCATTGTAAAAGAAGTGAAGCAAGGTGCCACCGATTTCTGGGACTAG
- a CDS encoding assimilatory sulfite reductase (NADPH) flavoprotein subunit, with amino-acid sequence MSDSPFDPPIPSELTVKLSTLTQEQQAFLAGYLWAESQRKANAATSLNGVSSMAAQKRHITVISASASGNAAGVAKKLVGKLEAESLEVNLVSAGSYKARQLPKEDIVIIATSTQGDGEPPEEGVPLHSYLFSKKAPKLDGLSFAVVALGDSSYPQFCQCGIDFDTKLGELGGNRLLDRVDADVDYQAVTDAWIENTVAKLKEVAGGNSIPLAVQAEEAVVTSAFNKENPFTANLLDSLPLVTDDATRIVNHVEIDLDGSGLRYQAGDSLGVLTSNTAEVVNEVLELNGLSGDENIEASQGAISIRQALTFQTDLNQLTPKFISDYASTADSTDLSALIGNKEKLASYQAWTPVVGLMRDYPQELDAQRLFDGLKPLTPRLYSIASSQEEVGEEVHLCVARVDIEHDKKKHSGSASGLLCSRLEEGDEIEVFVEPNPHFRLPQNNDTPLIMIGPGTGIAPFRAFMQQRRAENAQGKNWLFFGNRYFRGDFLYQTDWIEYRDQGLLHEFSLAWSRDGEEKIYVQDKIRENARQFWEWLQKGAHIYVCGDASRMAKDVEKAILDVIKEQGKKDEDDAVEYLNELREANRYQRDVY; translated from the coding sequence ATGAGTGACTCACCCTTCGATCCGCCGATACCGTCGGAATTAACCGTAAAATTGTCGACTTTGACGCAGGAGCAGCAAGCCTTTTTGGCTGGCTACCTTTGGGCAGAGAGTCAGCGAAAAGCAAATGCTGCTACTTCGCTGAACGGCGTCTCATCCATGGCAGCACAAAAGCGGCATATCACAGTCATATCAGCCTCTGCTTCCGGCAATGCGGCAGGAGTTGCTAAGAAACTGGTCGGAAAGCTCGAAGCCGAGTCACTCGAAGTAAATCTAGTTAGTGCGGGCAGCTACAAGGCTCGCCAGCTCCCCAAGGAAGACATCGTGATCATCGCCACCTCAACCCAAGGCGACGGGGAGCCCCCCGAAGAAGGGGTGCCTTTACACAGCTATTTGTTTAGCAAAAAAGCTCCAAAGCTTGATGGGCTCAGCTTTGCAGTCGTTGCACTAGGAGACAGCTCTTATCCACAGTTTTGCCAATGCGGCATCGACTTTGATACAAAATTAGGCGAGCTCGGTGGCAATCGGCTGCTCGACAGAGTTGATGCCGATGTCGATTACCAAGCGGTCACAGATGCATGGATCGAAAACACCGTTGCTAAGTTGAAGGAGGTCGCAGGAGGCAATTCTATTCCGCTTGCCGTACAAGCTGAAGAAGCTGTTGTTACAAGTGCCTTCAACAAAGAAAACCCTTTCACCGCCAATTTGTTGGACAGTCTTCCTCTCGTGACTGACGATGCGACTCGCATAGTAAACCACGTCGAAATCGATCTTGATGGCTCGGGCCTTAGATACCAAGCGGGAGACTCACTGGGTGTGCTTACGAGCAATACCGCTGAGGTTGTCAATGAGGTATTGGAGCTGAACGGTCTCTCGGGAGATGAGAACATCGAGGCAAGTCAGGGAGCTATCAGCATCCGTCAGGCCCTTACATTTCAAACCGACCTCAACCAACTCACTCCTAAGTTCATTTCCGATTATGCAAGCACCGCGGATAGCACGGATCTAAGTGCTTTAATAGGCAACAAAGAGAAGCTCGCAAGCTATCAGGCCTGGACCCCAGTTGTCGGTTTGATGCGCGACTATCCCCAAGAATTGGATGCACAGCGATTGTTTGATGGCCTCAAGCCACTCACCCCTCGCTTATATTCAATCGCTTCTTCACAAGAGGAAGTGGGCGAGGAAGTTCACCTTTGCGTTGCCCGTGTGGACATCGAACACGATAAAAAAAAGCACAGCGGTAGCGCTTCAGGACTCCTCTGCAGTCGACTCGAGGAAGGCGATGAAATTGAGGTATTCGTAGAGCCCAATCCCCACTTCCGACTGCCGCAAAATAATGATACTCCCTTAATAATGATTGGCCCGGGCACTGGTATCGCACCTTTCAGAGCCTTCATGCAGCAACGCCGGGCTGAAAACGCACAAGGCAAAAACTGGTTATTCTTCGGTAACCGTTATTTCCGTGGCGACTTCCTCTACCAAACCGATTGGATAGAATACCGAGATCAAGGTTTGTTGCACGAATTTTCTTTGGCGTGGTCACGCGACGGGGAAGAGAAAATTTACGTTCAAGACAAGATCCGAGAAAATGCACGGCAGTTTTGGGAATGGCTCCAGAAAGGTGCTCATATCTATGTGTGCGGCGATGCCTCACGGATGGCCAAAGATGTCGAAAAAGCAATCCTCGATGTGATCAAAGAGCAGGGCAAAAAAGATGAGGATGATGCCGTCGAATACCTAAATGAGCTGCGCGAAGCAAATCGCTATCAACGCGACGTCTATTAA
- a CDS encoding IMP cyclohydrolase — MTPLEIASETLDRHIAGNPYPGRGLIIGKSLGDSHWQQVYFIMGRSPNSRNRQFAAEASVLETRPFDESKVEDPSLIIYEAMLEYRKAFMVSNGEQTRTLHDGWSNGQSMKEALSQREREPDAPNYTPRITGMLDFSNGSPEIGLSILKANKTNSEYTDRHYFYPSPPSAGIGYGLTTYMGDGNPLPTFVGDPLLFPIGATPEDTLDRYWDALNEDNRISISVKEIAVDGSTSRIVIRNKYV; from the coding sequence ATGACTCCCTTAGAAATCGCTTCCGAAACACTCGATAGACATATCGCCGGCAACCCCTATCCAGGGCGGGGTTTGATTATTGGGAAATCGCTGGGCGATTCCCACTGGCAGCAGGTTTACTTTATCATGGGGAGAAGCCCAAACAGTCGCAATCGGCAGTTCGCTGCAGAAGCGAGTGTCCTAGAGACCCGTCCGTTTGATGAGTCGAAGGTGGAGGACCCATCGCTCATTATCTATGAGGCCATGCTTGAGTATCGGAAAGCGTTTATGGTGAGTAATGGTGAGCAAACGCGAACGCTTCATGATGGCTGGTCCAATGGACAATCGATGAAAGAGGCCCTGAGCCAGCGAGAACGCGAGCCTGACGCACCCAACTACACCCCTAGAATTACGGGTATGCTCGATTTCTCAAATGGATCGCCTGAAATCGGATTGAGCATCCTGAAAGCAAATAAGACGAATTCGGAATACACAGATCGGCATTACTTTTACCCGAGTCCGCCGTCTGCTGGGATCGGGTATGGACTGACCACATACATGGGTGATGGAAATCCGCTACCAACGTTTGTCGGAGATCCGCTTTTGTTTCCTATCGGGGCGACTCCGGAGGATACCTTGGATCGGTATTGGGATGCTCTGAACGAGGATAATCGAATCTCGATCTCGGTCAAAGAGATCGCGGTAGACGGGTCGACCTCAAGAATAGTTATTCGCAACAAGTACGTTTAG
- a CDS encoding PfkB family carbohydrate kinase produces the protein MSLSHSKMPIVTLTANLVAETTYYVGDCGPGKTSRATKERFQVGGKGINVSKMLQHLDAETTAVCFPGGSFGPSCTKSLEAENIPFQAFTTDCVTRSGSIIRSPGSKEISILGLDCQVSKRAVHDCVEYLSKLDRPYLLAVCGVFPNWDSETWDPLRDWLSRREEFVELAVDTYGPGLKGFVQQSPALAKINRDELEMFFDHDVSDSPTDSLLDQIEATCDCPQWIITDGENPIWIKIKNESCVSIQPRLTKCVSPIGCGDVFFATLLNGIVNHPETGIVETVRLAAEYASRNAESHGIADFEIE, from the coding sequence ATGAGCCTCTCCCATTCAAAAATGCCAATCGTAACGCTCACAGCCAACCTCGTAGCGGAGACAACCTACTACGTGGGCGATTGTGGACCGGGCAAAACAAGCAGAGCTACCAAAGAACGTTTTCAAGTGGGAGGAAAAGGAATAAACGTCTCTAAGATGCTTCAACACCTCGATGCCGAAACAACTGCAGTCTGTTTTCCAGGCGGATCGTTCGGGCCGTCGTGCACAAAATCGCTTGAAGCGGAAAACATTCCATTCCAGGCGTTCACAACTGACTGCGTGACGCGATCCGGTTCGATCATTCGATCACCTGGGAGCAAAGAAATCTCCATCCTCGGGTTAGACTGCCAGGTTTCCAAACGAGCCGTGCACGATTGCGTTGAATACCTGTCTAAACTAGACAGGCCCTATCTATTAGCGGTTTGCGGCGTCTTTCCCAATTGGGACTCTGAGACTTGGGACCCTCTTAGAGATTGGCTCAGCCGAAGAGAAGAATTCGTCGAATTGGCAGTAGACACCTATGGCCCAGGACTCAAAGGTTTCGTCCAGCAATCCCCTGCTTTAGCGAAGATCAATCGGGATGAACTGGAAATGTTCTTCGACCATGATGTAAGCGATTCGCCCACAGATTCACTATTGGACCAAATCGAGGCCACGTGCGACTGTCCTCAATGGATCATTACCGATGGAGAGAACCCGATTTGGATCAAAATCAAAAATGAATCTTGCGTCAGTATTCAGCCTAGACTCACCAAATGCGTCTCTCCCATAGGCTGCGGCGACGTATTCTTTGCAACCTTGCTAAACGGAATTGTCAACCATCCCGAAACAGGCATAGTGGAAACCGTTCGACTGGCAGCGGAATATGCATCCCGAAACGCGGAATCACACGGTATTGCCGATTTCGAAATCGAATAG